In Chanodichthys erythropterus isolate Z2021 chromosome 7, ASM2448905v1, whole genome shotgun sequence, a genomic segment contains:
- the rpl4 gene encoding 60S ribosomal protein L4: protein MACARPLVSVYSEKGETTGKNVVMPAVFRAPIRPDIVNFVHTNMRKNKRQPYAVSELAGHQTSAESWGTGRAVARIPRVRGGGTHRSGQGAFGNMCRGGRMFAPTKTWRRWHRRINVNQKRYAICSALAASALPALVMAKGHRIEEIPEVPIVVDDKVEGYKKTKEAVLLLKKLKAWNDIKKVYASQRMRAGKGKMRNRRRIQRKGPCIIFNEDNGVTRAFRNIPGVTLQSVSRLDLLKLAPGGHIGRFCIWTEGAFRKLDNLYGTWRKPSSLKVDYNLPMHKMNNTDLNRIIKSEEVQKALRPANLKINRRVFKKNPLKNLRVMMKLNPYAKTARRRAILQHNPDIKAKMLKPKKKRVVKKTKAKKPAAAPAQA, encoded by the exons ATG gcTTGCGCCCGACCGTTAGTCTCGGTCTACTCCGAGAAAGGGGAGACAACTGGCAAAAATGTGGTTATGCCTGCAGTGTTCAGGGCTCCCATCCGCCCTGATATTGTGAATTTTGTGCACACCAACATGCGCAAGAACAAGCGCCAGCCCTATGCTGTAAGCGAACTGGCTG GTCACCAGACCAGCGCTGAGTCCTGGGGTACAGGAAGAGCTGTGGCGCGTATCCCCCGTGTGCGCGGTGGTGGCACCCACCGCTCCGGACAGGGTGCTTTCGGAAAT ATGTGTCGTGGTGGTCGCATGTTTGCCCCCACAAAGACCTGGCGCCGTTGGCACCGCAGAATCAATGTTAACCAGAAGCGTTATGCCATCTGCTCTGCCCTGGCTGCCTCTGCTCTGCCTGCCCTGGTCATGGCCAAAG GTCACCGCATTGAGGAGATTCCTGAAGTCCCAATTGTCGTTGATGATAAAGTTGAAGGATACAAGAAGACTAAGGAAGCTGTGCTGCTTTTGAAGAAGCTTAAGGCATGGAATGACATCAAGAAG GTTTACGCTTCTCAGCGTATGCGTGCCGGTAAGGGTAAGATGAGGAACCGAAGGCGTATCCAGCGTAAAGGACCGTGCATCATCTTCAATGAAGACAACGGTGTGACACGAGCTTTCAGAAACATCCCTG GCGTCACACTGCAGTCCGTAAGCAGACTGGACCTGTTAAAGCTTGCTCCAGGTGGACACATTGGACGCTTTTGCATTTGGACCGAGGGTGCCTTCCGCAAACTGGATAACCTCTACGGCACTTGGCGCAAACCTTCCTCCCTTAAAGTGGACTACAA CTTGCCCATGCACAAAATGAACAACACAGATCTGAACAGAATCATCAAGAGTGAGGAAGTCCAGAAGGCACTTCGTCCTGCTAA CCTCAAGATTAATCGCAGAGTGTTCAAGAAGAACCCTCTGAAGAACCTGAGAGTGATGATGAAGCTCAACCCCTACGCCAAGACTGCACGTCGCCGTGCTATCCTGCAACACAACCCTGAC ATCAAGGCTAAGATGCTGAAACCCAAGAAGAAGAGGGTTGTGAAGAAGACCAAGGCCAAGAAGCCTGCAGCTGCTCCAGCTCAAGCTTAA
- the zwilch gene encoding protein zwilch homolog has protein sequence MGSKIVSDANAFVKFLKLCQDENKDNCTYMDDNSVLLVEKEELLHDIISGNQPIFVCEKAQPKCEAESTETAADTSVVEEILYKVEQDLGPQPLSVMKARQLLSWYTMAHNPNMPQVEVPGPLHPLWVRCDKSDPCATAWLGVETIYSGNKTSGVKLYTVCCKGPTGDETSFTTLDELKQEHQNRHHPSAVATKGYAQFNMFCSLKEESMMFESQSSVIASLTWNNVEKVLECPPLSSKATLNIKVAVGDIRSPLYQTHREMEFLLALAEGLRTGETEWLEPMETQSAVDLTRALIEELENLAHGVQGHTGKVSEKQKAKTEAAAAFSSMVIERGDLDFTEQLWEKMRRSVTSYQDITECLKIVVKAVKLGKIKPWIHKDSSSTLSKLILQSYQQQIDTMPLTGLTPANMLLELGLDKIRKDFINYLVGKELTTLNYLSYYLDTEVDLQEQVIRVRKLHHLLEILGTCSTFLSLPHDRLFLFTQSCLQYYKTSNYDEDHVFQLQIKPALISYFYEKEQPFSWGMEVSSGLGSKEVKTALYLSDKPLVDHISFDLDVPLDESVNGECEKMSYYRTMVSCSLISFT, from the exons ATGGGATCCAAAATAGTTTCAGACGCCAACGCTTTTGTAAAATTTCTTAA GTTGTGTCAAGATGAAAATAAAGACAACTGCACGTATATG gaTGATAATTCAGTATTGCTGGTGGAGAAGGAAGAACTTTTGCATGACATAATAAGTGGAAATCAGCCTATCTTTGTCTGTGAGAAAGCA CAACCAAAGTGTGAAGCAGAATCTACAGAAACTGCAGCTGACACCAGTGTTGTTGAAGAGATACTTTATAAAGTGGAACAAGATCTGGGGCCTCAGCCTCTCTCAGTCATGAAAGCAAG GCAGCTGCTGTCGTGGTACACCATGGCTCATAACCCCAACATGCCCCAGGTGGAAGTCCCAGGGCCTCTGCATCCTCTCTGGGTCCGTTGTGACAAGTCGGACCCATGTGCTACTGCCTGGCTTGGAGTAGAAACTATCTACAGTGGGAACAAAACCAGTGGTGTCAAACTGTATACAGTCTGCTGCAAAG GTCCAACAGGAGATGAAACCTCTTTCACCACATTGGATGAGCTTAAACAAGAGCATCAGAATAGACACCATCCTTCTGCA gtgGCGACCAAAGGCTatgcacagtttaacatgttttGCTCCTTGAAAGAGGAGAGCATGATGTTTGAGTCTCAAAGCAGTGTTATAGCGAGTTTGACGTGGAACAATGTGGAGAAAGTCTTGGAGTGTCCTCCCTTATCTTCTAAAGCAACTCTG AATATCAAAGTTGCAGTTGGAGACATAAGAAGTCCACTGTATCAGACCCACAGAGAGATGGAGTTCCTTCTG GCTCTGGCAGAAGGTTTGAGAACAGGAGAAACTGAATGGTTGGAACCAATGGAGACTCAGTCTGCAGTGGACCTGACCAGAGCACTCATAGAGG AGCTTGAGAACCTTGCTCATGGAGTACAAGGACACACTGGCAAAGTTTCTGAG AAACAGAAAGCTAAGACAGAGGCTGCTGCAGCCTTCAGCTCGATGGTAATTGAGAGAGGAGACCTGGATTTTACAGAACAACTGTGGGAGAAGATGAGGAGGA GTGTAACTTCGTATCAAGACATAACAGAATGCCTGAAAATTGTTGTCAAAGCAGTGAAACTTGGTAAAATCAAACCATGG ATCCACAAAGACAGCAGTAGCACTCTCAGTAAGCTGATCCTGCAGTCGTACCAGCAGCAGATCGACACCATGCCTCTCACTGGCCTAACACCCGCTAATATGCTGCTAGAGTTGGGCCTGGACAAGATCAGGAAAGACTTCATCAACTACCTTGTTG GAAAGGAACTTACAACTCTCAACTATTTG AGTTACTACTTGGACACCGAGGTGGACCTGCAGGAGCAGGTGATAAGAGTGAGGAAACTGCACCACCTGCTGGAGATCCTGGGCACCTGCAGTACATTCCTCAGTCTTCCTCATGACCGCCTTTTCCTTTTCACTCA GTCCTGTTTGCAGTACTATAAAACATCCAACTATGATGAGGACCATGTCTTCCAGCTGCAAATTAAGCCTGCCCTCATTAGCTACTTTTATGAAAA GGAGCAGCCATTCTCTTGGGGCATGGAGGTGTCCAGTGGACTGGGGTCTAAGGAAGTCAAGACAGCATTGTACCTCAGTGACAAGCCCCTAGTAGACCACATCAGTTTTGACTTGG ATGTGCCCCTGGATGAGTCTGTCAATGGAGAGTGTGAGAAGATGTCTTACTACAGGACCATGGTGAGCTGTAGCCTCATCAGCTTCACTTAA
- the lctlb gene encoding lactase-like b isoform X1, with amino-acid sequence MTLSHRFGRACHVLVLVLCLSAAEDFDWSANNHDSFYYGTFPNGFSWGAGSSAYQTEGAWDKDGKGLSIWDVFTHKKGKTFLNDTGDSSCEGYYKIKDDILLMKELNLNHYRFSISWPRIMPTGIRSDHVNEKGLKYYNVLIDELLENNITPIVTLYHWDLPQVLQEKYGGWQNISMINYFNDFANLCFERYGDRVKYWITFNNPWSVAVEGYETGEHAPGLKLRGTGAYRAAHHIIKAHAKVWHTYDSQWRSKQKGMVGISLSGDWGEPVDITNQKDIEAAERYVQFYIGWFATPIFHGDYPQVMKDFIGRKSAQQGLGTSRLPTFSSQEKSYIKGTCDFLGVGHFTTRYITQKSFPANRGTTYFSDRDIAELVDPRWPDPGSEWLYSVPWGFRRLLNFIKTQYGNPMMFITENGVSEKMMCTELCDNWRIQYYKDYINEMLKAIRDGVNVKGYTAWSLLDKFEWDEGYSERFGLYYVDFKNKNKPRYPKASVQFYKRIIKTNGFPNQREVENWKRKATETCSTSNQLLAAEEQRNTAANILRLIHDPLTSHMEMVTEVVVPTVCTLCILISAVFLMFLLRKHN; translated from the exons ATGACGCTGTCACACCGCTTTGGACGAGCGTGTCATGTGCTTGTGCTGGTGTTGTGTTTGTCTGCGGCTGAGGACTTCGACTGGTCAGCGAACAACCACGACTCCTTCTATTATGGCACTTTTCCAAATG GATTTTCGTGGGGAGCCGGCAGTTCAGCCTATCAGACAGAAGGAGCCTGGGACAAAGATGGGAAAGGACTGAGCATCTGGGATGTGTTCACTCATAAGAAGGGAAAGACGTTCTTGAATGATACTGGAGACTCTTCATGTGAGGGATACTACAAAATCAAG GATGATATTTTGTTGATGAAAGAGCTGAATCTGAATCATTATCGATTCTCCATCTCCTGGCCCAGGATCATGCCAACTGGTATCAGGT CTGACCATGTGAATGAGAAAGGACTGAAGTACTACAATGTTCTTATTGATGAGCTGCTTGAAAATAATATCACTCCCATTGTGACCCTGTATCATTGGGACCTGCCACAG GTTTTGCAAGAGAAATATGGCGGATGGCAGAACATCAGCATGATTAATTATTTCAATGATTTTGCCAACCTTTGCTTTGAACGATATGGGGACCGTGTGAAATACTGGATAACTTTTAATAACCCATGG TCAGTGGCAGTGGAAGGATATGAAACTGGAGAACATGCTCCAGGACTGAAGCTCAGGGGCACTGGGGCCTACAGAGCAGCTCACCACATCATTAAG GCACATGCTAAGGTTTGGCACACTTACGATTCTCAGTGGCGAAGCAAACAAAAAG GTATGGTGGGTATTTCACTGTCCGGGGACTGGGGAGAGCCTGTGGACATCACTAACCAGAAGGACATTGAGGCTGCAGAGAGATATGTGCAGTTTTACATAGGCTGGTTTGCTACACCCATCTTCCATGGAGATTATCCTCAAGTGATGAAGGATTTCATAG GGAGGAAAAGCGCACAGCAGGGCTTGGGAACGTCTCGCCTTCCCACCTTTTCCTCTCAGGAGAAGAGTTACATCAAAGGCACCTGTGACTTCCTTGGCGTGGGACACTTCACGACACGCTACATCACCCAAAAGAGCTTCCCTGCCAACCGTGGCACCACCTACTTCTCAGATCGGGATATAGCGGAGCTGGTCGACCCACGTTGGCCTGATCCTGGTTCGGAGTGGCTTTACTCGGTTCCTTGGGGCTTTCGCCGTCTGCTCAACTTTATAAAG ACTCAATATGGGAACCCCATGATGTTCATCACTGAGAACGGGGTCTCAGAGAAGATGATGTGCACAGAACTGTGTGATAACTGGAGGATACAGTATTACAAGGATTATATCAATGAGATGCTCAAAG CTATCAGGGATGGAGTGAATGTGAAGGGCTACACCGCCTGGTCCCTGCTGGACAAGTTTGAGTGGGATGAGGGTTATTCAGAGAGGTTCGGCCTGTACTACGTAGACTTCAAGAACAAAAATAAACCTCGCTACCCCAAGGCTTCTGTTCAGTTCTACAAACGCATCATTAAGACTAATGGATTTCCCAATCAAAGAGAG GTTGAGAACTGGAAGAGGAAAGCTACAGAGACTTGCTCCACCAGCAATCAGCTCCTGGCTGCAG AGGAACAGCGGAATACGGCTGCCAATATTCTAAGACTTATTCATG ATCCTTTAACCAGCCACATGGAGATGGTGACCGAGGTTGTGGTTCCCACAGTGTGCACCCTCTGCATTTTGATCAGTGCTGTCTTTCTCATGTTCCTATTGCGCAAACATAACTAG
- the lctlb gene encoding lactase-like b isoform X2 — protein sequence MTLSHRFGRACHVLVLVLCLSAAEDFDWSANNHDSFYYGTFPNGFSWGAGSSAYQTEGAWDKDGKGLSIWDVFTHKKGKTFLNDTGDSSCEGYYKIKDDILLMKELNLNHYRFSISWPRIMPTGIRSDHVNEKGLKYYNVLIDELLENNITPIVTLYHWDLPQVLQEKYGGWQNISMINYFNDFANLCFERYGDRVKYWITFNNPWSVAVEGYETGEHAPGLKLRGTGAYRAAHHIIKAHAKVWHTYDSQWRSKQKGMVGISLSGDWGEPVDITNQKDIEAAERYVQFYIGWFATPIFHGDYPQVMKDFIGRKSAQQGLGTSRLPTFSSQEKSYIKGTCDFLGVGHFTTRYITQKSFPANRGTTYFSDRDIAELVDPRWPDPGSEWLYSVPWGFRRLLNFIKTQYGNPMMFITENGVSEKMMCTELCDNWRIQYYKDYINEMLKAIRDGVNVKGYTAWSLLDKFEWDEGYSERFGLYYVDFKNKNKPRYPKASVQFYKRIIKTNGFPNQREVENWKRKATETCSTSNQLLAADGKSKENKDHAEMPKVWPVHDEV from the exons ATGACGCTGTCACACCGCTTTGGACGAGCGTGTCATGTGCTTGTGCTGGTGTTGTGTTTGTCTGCGGCTGAGGACTTCGACTGGTCAGCGAACAACCACGACTCCTTCTATTATGGCACTTTTCCAAATG GATTTTCGTGGGGAGCCGGCAGTTCAGCCTATCAGACAGAAGGAGCCTGGGACAAAGATGGGAAAGGACTGAGCATCTGGGATGTGTTCACTCATAAGAAGGGAAAGACGTTCTTGAATGATACTGGAGACTCTTCATGTGAGGGATACTACAAAATCAAG GATGATATTTTGTTGATGAAAGAGCTGAATCTGAATCATTATCGATTCTCCATCTCCTGGCCCAGGATCATGCCAACTGGTATCAGGT CTGACCATGTGAATGAGAAAGGACTGAAGTACTACAATGTTCTTATTGATGAGCTGCTTGAAAATAATATCACTCCCATTGTGACCCTGTATCATTGGGACCTGCCACAG GTTTTGCAAGAGAAATATGGCGGATGGCAGAACATCAGCATGATTAATTATTTCAATGATTTTGCCAACCTTTGCTTTGAACGATATGGGGACCGTGTGAAATACTGGATAACTTTTAATAACCCATGG TCAGTGGCAGTGGAAGGATATGAAACTGGAGAACATGCTCCAGGACTGAAGCTCAGGGGCACTGGGGCCTACAGAGCAGCTCACCACATCATTAAG GCACATGCTAAGGTTTGGCACACTTACGATTCTCAGTGGCGAAGCAAACAAAAAG GTATGGTGGGTATTTCACTGTCCGGGGACTGGGGAGAGCCTGTGGACATCACTAACCAGAAGGACATTGAGGCTGCAGAGAGATATGTGCAGTTTTACATAGGCTGGTTTGCTACACCCATCTTCCATGGAGATTATCCTCAAGTGATGAAGGATTTCATAG GGAGGAAAAGCGCACAGCAGGGCTTGGGAACGTCTCGCCTTCCCACCTTTTCCTCTCAGGAGAAGAGTTACATCAAAGGCACCTGTGACTTCCTTGGCGTGGGACACTTCACGACACGCTACATCACCCAAAAGAGCTTCCCTGCCAACCGTGGCACCACCTACTTCTCAGATCGGGATATAGCGGAGCTGGTCGACCCACGTTGGCCTGATCCTGGTTCGGAGTGGCTTTACTCGGTTCCTTGGGGCTTTCGCCGTCTGCTCAACTTTATAAAG ACTCAATATGGGAACCCCATGATGTTCATCACTGAGAACGGGGTCTCAGAGAAGATGATGTGCACAGAACTGTGTGATAACTGGAGGATACAGTATTACAAGGATTATATCAATGAGATGCTCAAAG CTATCAGGGATGGAGTGAATGTGAAGGGCTACACCGCCTGGTCCCTGCTGGACAAGTTTGAGTGGGATGAGGGTTATTCAGAGAGGTTCGGCCTGTACTACGTAGACTTCAAGAACAAAAATAAACCTCGCTACCCCAAGGCTTCTGTTCAGTTCTACAAACGCATCATTAAGACTAATGGATTTCCCAATCAAAGAGAG GTTGAGAACTGGAAGAGGAAAGCTACAGAGACTTGCTCCACCAGCAATCAGCTCCTGGCTGCAG ATGGAAAATCCAAGGAAAATAAAGATCATGCAGAGATGCCAAAAGTTTGGCCAGTGCATGATGAAGTTTAG
- the snapc5 gene encoding snRNA-activating protein complex subunit 5 gives MLSRLQELKKEEETLLKIKVMLQDQLNRLKFEEGTLKSMINAQSEESPNEAPVPEVEVNLDDETEINQTKLVLGAQTDYDMEEEDEEEEDEEDDDDGDGDLDMVLEDEDEDDDY, from the exons ATGCTGAGTCGCCTTCAGGAGCTCAAGAAGGAAGAGGAGACTCTTCTGAAAATAAAAGTCATGCTGCAAGATCAGCTCAACAGACTTAAG TTTGAGGAAGGGACCCTGAAGTCAATGATCAATGCTCAGTCTGAAGAAAGCCCAAATGAAGCCCCTGTCCCTGAG GTGGAAGTCAACCTGGATGATGAGACAGAGATCAACCAGACCAAACTTGTATTGGGTGCTCAAACAGACTATGACATGGAAGAAGAAGACGAGGAGGAAGAGGACGAGGAAGATGACGACGATGGAGATGGTGACCTTGACATGGTGCTAGAAGATGAGGATGAAGACGACGACTACTGA